GATATTGGACGATTTGCCCTTTCACGTTTTCAATAGAGCACTAGCCCCGGAGAAGGCTGAACTAGTACTGAACGTAAGCTAACTCGATTTGGTGTATCAGGATGAACTCCTTTCTTGAGCCGTGCCGTGTGGCATAGCGCGCCCTACTTCAAGAAAGGAGTATCCTTACCTTAGCAACGTTTAAATCATTCTAAAGCGAGAGCAGTCCGCGCAATGAATACTCTCCTTTTTAATTCACTTTAACCAAACTCCAGTGCTGATTGGCTCCACCATTGTCTGCCCATTGAATGGTCGAGGCACCAGCGGTTGTGGAGCTCTGGTTGATATCAACGGTCAAGCCGCTATTGCGGTTCACGAGCACAAGATATCCTCCGACATCCACCGGTAACCATTGTTGATTGTTGCCCCCGTTATCCTGCCACTGAATCAAGGCTGCTCCTCCTTGAGTAGAGCTCTGATTCACATCCAGCAGCAGACCACTGCCTACGTTACGGATCTTATAATAACTGTTGCCCGCAGACTCCAACTTCCATTGTTGGTTTGCTGCGCCATTGTCGTTCCACTGGATGATCGTTGCACCCCCGGCAGCAGAAGCCCCATTCACATCCAAAGCGAGACCACTGTTCCGATTGATCAGCTTATAGATCGCCCCGGATTCATATCCTGTGCTGCCATTATACGTCGCGCCAGATATGACATAGGTCGTAACCGAGCCCGCTTTGGCGGTCGCTGTAAACTTTTTATTCTGAATGTTGATGTTGGTCAACTGCTGCAACTTCTCCGTAGAGGAGGTCCGGTGTACTTGAGCAGACGATCCAACACTTGTAAACTGACTCAAATCATACGTCACCGCTGTATCACTCGAATCCGAATTGGTAGTCACCAGCACCACTTTACCTGAAGTAGCATCATAGGCAGCAAGCGTATTGGCATCACTCATGCCGATGATCTTGTAACCAGGACGAATAAACTTGCTGTAGTTGCCCATGACATAATATTTCTGATTCACAGTGTAACTGGTCGTTTGCGTGTTATTCAGTACGTTTTTGAAAAATCCCCAGCCATCCGCACTATCTACGGCCTGCCAGTAGACCCACGCACTCGCCCCCATGTTGCGTATATCCTTAAGGATCGTGCGTGACATCGTTAGTCCGCTGGCATCCCCGTCTCCATATTCTGAGGTCCAGAGATGTTTTCCCGCTGAAGTTGCTGTATTCCGCAATGATGCACGATTGCTTCCGCCATAGGTATGTGTGTTAATTTGACTGATCGCAGACTTCACTGCACTGCTGTAACTGTTGAAGGAAGTGGTTGTGTCATCCAGACTGTATTCTTCTGGTGCGCTCAGCTTCGTGGACAATCCCTTTGCTGTAAGTGAAGATTGCACCTGGCTCAGAATCGTGTTCTGATCTGCCCGATCAAAGTGCATACCCTCCTGATTATTGCCCAGCTTCCACCAAGTGGAGATCGGTTCATTAAGCGGGGTAACTGTGTCAAACGTGATGCCCCAGTTATCTCTGAAATGCTTCACGACCTCTGTGAGATAATCAGCAAAATCATCATAATAATCCGGCTTGAGATTATTGCCACCATTCGCGGCCCCGGACACACTTCCGCTAATGGTCATCCAATAGGGTGCCGAGTTCGCAAAGGCTTCAAAGACGTTGACTCCATATGATTTGGCGGCTTGGAGCATATACCTCTGATTGGCATCTTCATTCCAGTCATACACGCCCGGGGAAGGTTGATATCCCGGCACGGCTTTGCGATATTCCAGCACATTTGATGAAGGATTATCGCCACCTCCAATGTTGTAACGCAGGACGTTCAGACCTAGTCCGGTTGTTGGGCTAAACATCTTTTCCACATACTCATCCCGGTTGGAGTACTCTCCGACCACTTTGCCCCACCAGGCAAGGGATGTTCCCCAACCTTCGATAGTCTGATATTGCTTCGAGGGATCAGCCGTGGCTGTATAAGAACCCGCGGCGGATTCTTCCGTACCCAAGCTCCCTGTTATAAGACTTCCTGCTATTAGCAGGGTGCCCAACCGTTTCAACCATTTCATTCGATTCACTCCTTCTAAAGTAAAATGAGTTCAGTTTCTTGAGATAAAATGAGTTCAATTTCAATGGAAGAATCCAGAAGATTACTGTGCAACCTCTCGGAAGGTCGCGTCTGACTTATCGAGTGCGGTAACGACAGCTTCCAATTTCAGCACATTATTGTAATGCCTCAGATACAGGTTCGGGTTACTAAACGAGGCGTACGATGTCCAAGCGGCGTTAGCAAGTCCATTTACACGTTTGAACGTGGCATCATTTTGAAACGTAGCACTGCCGTCATTATTCACCAGTGTGATGTTGCCATTATTATTGCGCAGGAAATAGCCTGGATAATTCATGGCCTCAAACGAAATTCCTGTGGCATTCTCCAGCCCGGGAACGATGCGAAACTGTGCGTCCTCTGCGGGACTGACACTGGCATCGATTCGGGCCACATAGTTATAATGGCGAATATAGCTGCCTGGCACATTATAGGACTCCAGCTTGCGGATATCGCCAGGCTGCCCGGTTTCTTTCAACACGGTCATGTGCCGAACCAATCCGGTCAGACCGGCAAGCTCCTGCTTTGCACTCCAGGTCTGAAACCCGTCAGCAGAGTCGCTGTAATAATATTTTTGTGTAGAGTATCCGTCAAAATAGATTCGCCAAGAACCGTTATCCAGCTGGACAAGCGCAGGTCCCTCTACCCAGGAACCCCATCCTGCCCAATCCCCTGTCCCTTTGAATGTTTAAGGTCCAGTGAGGGAAGTAGCTGTAGCATATTCGATATACTTGGTGGTTTCATTCTTGGTGAATACGTGATAGGTTGATCCTGTCTTGACGATGAAGGTATCGATGTAGTTGGGTGCAATGCCTGCAAGCTCTGTGGCAGCAGACCATGTTGTGGAAGACAGCGTTGCATTGGTCGCTGTGATAACATAAGGTTTGAAGTTCTCATAATTGCCTGGGGAGATGGACACGATGATGTTCAGACTGCCGTTGCTGTCTTTGAACCATTCCGGTGCCCAGGTATGTGCAATCGTGGTGGGTGCAGATAGGGTAATATTGCGGACAAACGTCCAATTCACCTTATCTGTGCTTGATGCGATGCCGATCGTATTACCTGACCAGTTCGTGGTATAAACGACATAATACAGCCCATCCGTATGCTTCATGATGCTGGGATCACGGATCAGATTGGCCGGGGGTGTATAGGCAGGCCCTTTAAGCAAACCGTAATTAGTCGCATTGTAGGATTCATAGATATACAGATTGGATTCGCTCGTATTGGTAAAAGCCGAAATCGTGTAAACACTTGTTGCTGCTCTGGCTCTCCTCTCGTTAACATCGGTCATCTCCTTATCCAAGAGTGATTAGAATGATTAATTAGAATCTACCACATGGCGAATAAACTTTATCTTGGAGTTGCCCCTCTATAAGCAAACCTCACGACTACCTGTTCGAATTCCAATTACATGAGGCATTACTCCCTTCATAGATCATGGATGAACAATTGTTCTATATGTAAGTGAACACAATAAATGAAGTGAAAAACGTTATTTCTGCTCATTGTACTGATCTATTCACCACAGTTTTCCCATTTTCTTAGTCCAAATCACGCACAAAACTGAATTCGAAGGTTCATGACCCGAATTATTTTGACTAAGAAAATGAGGTAATATGCCTGCGGTAAAAGGTACATCTTTGCGTTGTATGATGCTATTTTCGAGTCCTAATCCATCTCTTGATGATTTATCTCTGGCATGCTAATGTGAATTGGTTGTATTAGGACTCATTTCTACAAAAGGCTGCTCCAACTCAATCTCGATTCAATTATCTTTCCCAAGCATGGCTGAATCGGTGCGACGGCTACGTCCAATGCATGATCTACTTCACGACAACCCAGGATAACGCATCAAGCAGGAATTGTACCCGTTCTTTTATTCTGCCTTCTTCGTCGAACAAAAGTAGTTCATTCTCTTCTTCCTGTAGCTAGGCTACTGGAATCTTGTAATCCTCTTGCGGACCAATCTGCCAGTGACGCCCCAGATGATGTCCGTTCAGCTTTGCTCATACCGGTCAGGCGAAGCGTCAGGTTTACCTAAGGGTGCTCGGAAACGAAAACAGTAAGCTTCACGAAACGCCAGCGGTACAAAACTGCAGGTGTTTGAACAAACATGCACCAAAAACAATTTATTTTAATAATAACTAATGAATTACAATTTATTATAAATCAAAAATTGTCAGTACAAATTGATGAACCTATAAAATTATTTCTAAATTCTTCTATAAACTCATTCAACCAATCTTCCCCATAATCCAATGCTCCCGTATCGCTTGGAATAAACATGACATCGAGAGACATAACCCAAAAACGTCTTACCAAAACGAACACCTCAACCGCTTCTTCATCTCGAACAGATAACGGACGTTTTGAACGATAGCCTTCCAATAATTTTTGCCAAAGCACGTCTTTCCTATCCTCTGCCTGTCTCTTTCGAATACGTACTTGTGCAAGATCATATGCACGCCATCCAGTCGCTACCCATTCGAAGTCATAATGTACGAATGATTCGCCACGTTGAAAAGCATTGTTATTGCCGTGCATGTCCCCATGCACAATCCCCAATCTAACCCTTGTGAAGTGATTGACTTCACACGCTGACTTAATGCATCAGCATAAGCTTTGAGAAACGCGACCTCTGGATGGTCCTCTCCAATATACTGAATGATATTTTCAAGTGGCTTCCATATTAAAGCCCTGCGTTTTAAGATCCTCGTATTTTTTTTAAATAAACTATTTTGTTCGTTATTAATAATATTAAACCGATGCAATAACTCAATTAAGAGCAAGTTCCTTTTCTGCATATTAAA
This window of the Paenibacillus marchantiae genome carries:
- a CDS encoding family 43 glycosylhydrolase, encoding MTDVNERRARAATSVYTISAFTNTSESNLYIYESYNATNYGLLKGPAYTPPANLIRDPSIMKHTDGLYYVVYTTNWSGNTIGIASSTDKVNWTFVRNITLSAPTTIAHTWAPEWFKDSNGSLNIIVSISPGNYENFKPYVITATNATLSSTTWSAATELAGIAPNYIDTFIVKTGSTYHVFTKNETTKYIEYATATSLTGP
- a CDS encoding AbfB domain-containing protein — encoded protein: MTVLKETGQPGDIRKLESYNVPGSYIRHYNYVARIDASVSPAEDAQFRIVPGLENATGISFEAMNYPGYFLRNNNGNITLVNNDGSATFQNDATFKRVNGLANAAWTSYASFSNPNLYLRHYNNVLKLEAVVTALDKSDATFREVAQ
- a CDS encoding RICIN domain-containing protein, giving the protein MKWLKRLGTLLIAGSLITGSLGTEESAAGSYTATADPSKQYQTIEGWGTSLAWWGKVVGEYSNRDEYVEKMFSPTTGLGLNVLRYNIGGGDNPSSNVLEYRKAVPGYQPSPGVYDWNEDANQRYMLQAAKSYGVNVFEAFANSAPYWMTISGSVSGAANGGNNLKPDYYDDFADYLTEVVKHFRDNWGITFDTVTPLNEPISTWWKLGNNQEGMHFDRADQNTILSQVQSSLTAKGLSTKLSAPEEYSLDDTTTSFNSYSSAVKSAISQINTHTYGGSNRASLRNTATSAGKHLWTSEYGDGDASGLTMSRTILKDIRNMGASAWVYWQAVDSADGWGFFKNVLNNTQTTSYTVNQKYYVMGNYSKFIRPGYKIIGMSDANTLAAYDATSGKVVLVTTNSDSSDTAVTYDLSQFTSVGSSAQVHRTSSTEKLQQLTNINIQNKKFTATAKAGSVTTYVISGATYNGSTGYESGAIYKLINRNSGLALDVNGASAAGGATIIQWNDNGAANQQWKLESAGNSYYKIRNVGSGLLLDVNQSSTQGGAALIQWQDNGGNNQQWLPVDVGGYLVLVNRNSGLTVDINQSSTTAGASTIQWADNGGANQHWSLVKVN